In Kangiella koreensis DSM 16069, a single window of DNA contains:
- a CDS encoding DUF1761 domain-containing protein, translating into MPEINYFAVVVAALLSFAIGGLWYSPLLFGRMWLEEMQLKAEDIKQKPSVFILSFTFSVIAVFIVADLLGPKPELINALTISGLIGALVFLGLGITYQFSNRTLRHLLIDGGYHILQFTMFGLILGSWH; encoded by the coding sequence ATGCCGGAGATTAACTATTTTGCAGTTGTAGTAGCGGCATTGCTATCTTTTGCCATTGGCGGACTTTGGTATTCTCCGCTACTATTTGGCCGGATGTGGCTTGAAGAAATGCAATTAAAGGCTGAGGATATCAAACAAAAACCCAGCGTCTTTATCCTTAGCTTTACATTCTCAGTAATAGCAGTTTTCATTGTTGCAGATTTACTCGGCCCGAAGCCAGAGCTTATTAATGCACTGACCATATCCGGCTTAATCGGTGCTCTTGTATTTCTTGGACTTGGAATAACCTATCAGTTTAGCAATAGAACACTTCGCCACTTACTGATTGATGGCGGCTACCATATCCTACAATTCACTATGTTTGGCTTAATACTCGGCAGCTGGCATTAG